One Pseudomonas entomophila genomic window carries:
- a CDS encoding LysR substrate-binding domain-containing protein, protein MGRPSVASLIACGFGVALLPESAALANAQPNVCFRPLQDVAAPLPLYLAWRAGDGSLARRRLLELLTG, encoded by the coding sequence ATGGGGCGCCCCTCGGTCGCTAGCCTGATCGCCTGCGGCTTTGGCGTAGCTCTGTTGCCGGAATCAGCAGCCCTGGCCAATGCCCAACCGAACGTGTGCTTCCGGCCACTACAGGATGTCGCCGCGCCCTTGCCGCTGTACCTGGCCTGGCGCGCAGGCGACGGCTCGCTGGCCCGCCGGCGCCTGCTGGAACTGCTTACAGGCTGA